In Prinia subflava isolate CZ2003 ecotype Zambia chromosome 8, Cam_Psub_1.2, whole genome shotgun sequence, the genomic window GtggcagctccttctcccccagcAGCGTGTCCCGCTTAAGGCTGCTGCCCTTGTTGACCACCTTGAGCTTCAGGGACATCTTCCTGGCGTGGCCGGGGCCCAGCCCGTCGAAGAAGAAGTCCTCGTTGAAGACGGGGTTGCGGCTGTTCTTGACAATGGTGCTGCGCTGCTTCTGCAGCTTCCCGGGGTTGAGGCACAGCGAGACGCAGCAGTTGATGCTGCGCACGTCGACGAGGGCATCGTAGAGGTCCTCGGCGGAGACGAGGCGCACACGCAGCCGGGCGTTGGAGGGGTCGTACTCGGCAGCCAGGCGCAGGCTCCCGCCCCGGCTCAGCCGCAGGCTGTGCTCCCGGTCACGGCCCGCGGGCAGGTCCAGGGGCAGCAGCGCCGTGGGTGGATGTGTCCCGGCTGGGGCGCTCCTGGCGCGGCGCTGGGCGCTGGGGCTGGTGTCAGCCGAGCTGTCATCAGTGGACAGCGAGCTGTTGCGGGCCACCGAGTGCTTCAGCTTGATCACCTTGGACTGGCTCTCCTGGCTGAAGAGCTTCAGCAGGGAGACGGAGCGAGAGAGCAGCGGGGAGCCGAAGGGCGAGGACTCCGCTGAGGAGCACGTGTCGCTCTCGCCGCCGCTGAAGTAGCGCCCGGGGTGCATCAGGGCTGCGCCGAGGTCCGAGGGCGTCCGGCGGCCGCTCTCACCGTTGAGCTTGGCTTTGCGCTGGGCGCTGGGCGAGGTGACGGGCgaggggcagaggctgctgtgctcgCTGTGGAAGAGCGACTCTTTGCGCCGCGTGTGGGGGCTCTCCATCAGCGTGGCGAAGCCGTAGGAGGTCTGAGCCTTGGGCACGTAGGGCAGCGACATGGCCGTCTGTGCCTGCGGGTCCACGTTGGTGCCGCAGGTCCCCTCGCTCCAGTCCTCAGCGGTCTCGATCTGGATGATGTGGCGCCCGGTGGTCCGGGACCGGGAGCGGCTGGACGggcgggggctgcgcggggGCTTGCGCCCGGCCAGGTCCTGTTCTGACACTGAGGCACCCAGAGCAGCCGCTGCGGGGACCTCGGAGCCCTCAGCCTCGGCGGGTGCCGCGCTCAGCTTGGGAGGGATGAAAAAGTCGGGGATCTTGTCGGGGGTGAGGACGTTGCTGTAGCGGGAGCCCCGCGAGGACTCGTCCGTCCCCGCTCCCCGGGACCCGCCGTTCTCCGCCACCCCGCGCAGCCGCTCCAGGAGCCACATGTTGCTGCCCGGTGtgaggctggaagagacccGAGGGGCAACGCTATCACAGGGGCCGGGCACCGGCAGAAGCAGGAAGAAGCTGGAAACCCCGGGAGCGACCGGCGGCACCGAGAGACCCGGAGCTGGCAGGCCGGGGGGGCGGGACAAGGACGGGAGGGAACTGGCCGCGCCGAGGGACACGGGGACCCGCCAGCCCGGGGAGGAGCGCGGAGGAACcggccgcggggagcgggggtCGGGGACCCTGGGGACGGGGACCCGGAGGCGCCCAGGGATGCGATGGGACGGGACAGACGCGAGGCGACGCGACGCCTGGACCGACGGACCGACCGACCGGCGCCGCCGCGAGCGGGACGTTGCCGGGAGCCGCCGCACCTGGAGAGGAGCCGCCGCCGTCACCGCagcccgggcggggcgggcgcggacGCGCTTTTATacggcggcggtggcggcggcggctccgctccTCGTCCGCGCCGCCGCCGTAATCCTCCGAGTGCGGCGCCTCCACATTTCTGCGCGCCGCGCTTGGCCGGACCAGGGCTGGAACCGGCACCGAGACCGGGACCGAGCGGGACCGGGAATGAGACCGTGAGGTCCCGGGTAGCTGATGCTCGAGAGGTGCAGGAACCTGACCCCAGGACACCCGGCCGTGTTCCCGCGGGAGCGTCGGGTTTGGGATGGGGCCAGGAGGGGAATCGGGACGGCAGCAGCCCCGTTCCACCCCTCCCGCCCTCCCGGTGCCCCCGGTCCGGAGCGCGGTCGTTCCCACCTGGGAGCAGCCGCTCCTCACTCCCGGCTCTTGATCTCAAAGCACTGGATGAAGCCAGCAGCGTCTCGGAGCTGAGGAGTTGCCTCATCAAGAGGTTCAATATCGGGGGACAGTGCCACATGTCACACTCCCCCATGTCACACAAAccaccagcccctgcagggatGAGGGGTGGGGGCTGGGGACATCGGGACAAAAACTCAGGAGGGTTCACGGAGCAGCAGTGCAAGCCCCGGTGTTGTGGGGGTGTCAGGAGACTCAACCGAGTGATCTGGCCCAGCCCCGGTCCCCCGGGGATTTACAGCCTTGGGGACAGGAATGCACCGAGAGGGACAGAGGCACAAAAGAGTCAAGCGGCTGCTCCTCATGGCTGCTGCCCTGTGGAGGCCGCCAGGCTGCCGGGAAGCAGCATCAATTCCGCAGCAGCGCAGGGCTGGGAGTGAcggccagcaggagcagcctggtgtgGGGAGCGTCTTCTGCGGGGGCTGCTGAGAGAGGCCTCGGCTCCCTCTGCATTCCCACTTGGAGCTGATAAAGAGAGGCCAGGCCGAGAGCTGGGATGTCtcaggggcagcagtggggaggggacagcgctGTCCCGGCCGGACCCTGGGCTCTGATGCTGAGCCGGATCCCGCAGGGATGAGAGGGCAGATGGAGTCCGGGGGAGGAGGACGAGGCTCACGGAAGGGGAAGCTGGTGAACAAAAGGCCGATGTTTGCTTTTCCTCCACCCTGCGAAACTGCGGGTAAACAAGGCGCAGAAATGGTTGAGTTCCCTTGAGATAACAAAGAGCGCTGGGGCCGGGCCAGCTCTGCGGGGCCGGTGCCTGCAGGGCACGGAGGGGAGCAGGgcgctgggagctgctggctgcggactggcagggctggggacgctggcaggggctggcagagctggggacattGCTGGGGACATTGCTGGTGGAGCCGGCAGTGTGCTACCACCTGCTggaagctgggaaggagggagaccTGCTATGGGAAAGGATTTCTGAAAGGAAGCCTTGAATAACCGAACTGGGCGTGTCTGTTGTCCTCACATACGAGGCAGGTGCGGGAATGCGTTGGTCAGCGAGATCCCCAAGGCCCTGGGACAGCAAGGAGACCAcgtcctctgcagctgctcctctgtggcttccaaaccttcccaaaaCACCTCAGCCTTCCCGTGACAGGggctgaagaagcagcagcccttCAAACCAGGTCTGGGTTGAGTCACAGACCCCCCTGCACCCACTGGCACCACACACCAGCCTCAACCAAAGTGGTTAAAGCCCTGCCACAaccccctgccagcccttcaTCCCTCCAGGGCAGCATCCCCGGGACTGCAGGGCGGCGGTGAATCGCACGGGCTTGGTTCTCTGGTAGCAAAAGGACAAAGTGGGGGCCCTCACTGCCTTTCCCCGTGTCTCTGTTGAGGGAACAGTGCAATTATCTTTGCAGACGCATCACTCCACGACAAAAAATAGCAGCTGAGATGGAAGCACCATGTCCCCGCGGAATCCAGCTATCAATGGAAAATTACGCATTCATTACTGGGCTTTATTTAGGGGCTTATTTTATTCATTGGCTCAGCTGGCACCGGCCAGCCTGGACGCCTTGTCTGGCAGAAGCCACCCCCAGCCAggggctgagggtgctggggtGACCCTGCTCCCCGaggtgggtgctggcagcagcactgggcacacagagcagagccaggacaggCCACCAGCCCAAAGTGGCTGCTGCCCACCTGTGACACAGGAGCCACGGCCAGGCCCACCCAcggctctggctctgctggctgccacaTTCACTGGTGGGTCACAGCTTGGCTTGTGCCACTCAGAGCCACCCCGGGAGGCTCAGGAGTGGGTGGCCgtgtgctgctccaggtggaggcaggagggaagctggcagcaggagccagcagggcagggaggtgccaggtgtgaggaggagaggctgtgcagggccagccctgGGTGCCAAAGGCCACTTGAAAACCAGGGGGACACTGGGTGATCCACAGGGGACAGGGTGACCCAGAGGGGCAGAGACAAGTGAGGCTGGACAGGATGGGTTGGCCAAGGTGAGACCAGGCAGGAACTGGTGGTGATGGAGACCTGTCCCAGCACcatgcccagggctggcacGAACCACCTGTGTTCCTTGCTCACTTCCAGATTTAATTAGAAATGTATTCCAAACTACAAACCCAGCATCAGACACAGGGTAGGTAAagggggctgtgtgtgccatAAAACCTGCCAAAGCCCCGAGCTGGCCAGGGAGCCCCCATGGGCCACGGGCCACCTCGTGAGGCAgtaccagcagctctgccctccacCTTCCCACAGTAGCTCCATCCTGGCCCTGGCCTggggcaggctgcaggggctTGGGGTCACAGGGAGAATCATGTGGCAGCCACTCCTGGGGAGAATCCAGCTGAAAAAGAATCTCCCCAAGAGGAACGTCCAACAGAGTCCAAGAGATGGTCGTGCCTGGCCccacaggcagagcccagccaggggCTACAGCAATGTCCACCAGTCCCCATTCCAGTGCTGGGGCAAGTGggggcagccctgcctgagATGGCTTCAGGTTCTGTCCCTCCTGCTGAGGTCACCAAGCAGTTCCCACCCCAAGAGCGTTTCACCTGTACGTGTGGAATTAAACATCTTtgtgtccagctgggcagggcacccACGCAGATGATGGAGGtaggcagcagccagggaggacctgcagcaccagggaccACAAGGCCTCgctgggaaggaaaacagagagcCTAACCCCAGACCTCAGAGGCCAGGCACAACTGGAGAAGGGGCGCACAAAGGAACCCCAGTTTTGCCCTAGGGTGAGTCCAGAGGCaggggagcaggctggggacTCACATACCCCCTGGGCATCACTGCTTCCTCTGTACAACCTGGCGGAGGTGCAGCTCGCTCTCTGCCGCCACGATGGGCTGCTCGTTCTGCCGGTGGTGGCTGATGAGGTGGCTGATGCTCTCAAACAGCACGTCCTTGGTCCTCACCTGCGGCCAGGGCACAGCGGTCCTCAACTCAGGAGAGCTGCCTCTCGTACAGCATCCACCTGTGCCCACACCTGTGTCCCCAATCccccaccctgtgccctgccctggtccCTGTCCCAATCCCCCACCCcatgccctgcccctgccccatgCCCTGCCCTCACCACTCCCTCGGGATCCACCAGCAGCAGGTGCTTGGGCTGCCCGCTGTGCATGCCGGTCAGCACGTACTGCCCCGGGTTGGTGAGGCTGTCCCGCACCAGGAAGTCCCCATCCATCTGCAGGAGCCTCTCGGCATCCCACCGGCTCATCTTCCCGTGGTACCAGGGCTCCCTCCGGAGCTGCTCCTCCGTGGGGGCCACGGGGGCCTTCCGTGTGGGGGGGCTGGGCCACTGGTCCTCGATGGGGGGATTGGTGCCACCCCCTGCAATGCACTCGTGGAGCTTTAGGGCGTCCTCAAATGGCCCTGTGGGGTGCAGGGGTTGTGGGGTGTTACACACAGGGCacgaggcagggctgggctgtggtgtGGACAGACCCCAGCTCACGGcccccagggcactgcagggcactgctgtggaCTCGgccagtgccagcacctccggggctgtggtgggtgacccacacagctgctggcacagcctgacaGCTCCACAGCAGGTTCTGCACCATTTCCCCCCGGTGCAGTGCCTTACTCATGTCAAAGAGGTCCTTCTTGGGGCTCTCCTCTGCCGCCCCCTGAGCCGCCAGCTCCGGCTCCCAGGCGTCCAGGCTCTGCGTGTTCACGTACATGTGCTCCTCGTAGTCCCGTGGCCCCAGGCTGTGGCCGTCTGCCTGCAGGTACCCGTCGCAGGGCTGGCCTGTGGGGACGGCCATCACCGCTGGCCAGGACTGGGCAGAGTCACTGGGACCCCCCCAGCTCACGGCCTCCCCCCACAGCAGTACCCACCCTGGCTCTCCAGGTCCCAGGGTGGCTCCAGCTGGCTGCTCGGGTCTCGTCTGGCTGCTAGCCCACCCTAGGAGAGGCAGAAAGAGGGTTGGGGGGCCCTGCCTGGGGCCCCATAGCAAGGCCAGCAGTGGCTCTGAGGGGCTCACCTGGCTGggggggacagagctggagggcTGAGTGCGGACGtggcccagggctgtgctgtggcgGAGCCGGGAGTCAACCAGGCCCCCCGGGGGGGGCTCCTTCCCGGGGATGCTGTTGTAGTAATCGTGCTCAGCcgcctcctcatcctccccccAGGCTGACTCCTCTGCAGCCAGcgccctgcagcagggatgggtgagctggggacaccctgcCTGGCTCAGCCATCCCCACACCCTGCGGTGACAGGGGCTCCCAGAGCCACCCCCAGCCACAGGAcgtgcccaggacaggggtgCAGCAGGGCCCTCTGCCCCCTCACCTCTCTGGGGGTACCACCACCTTGGGGGGACTGTGCAGGTACTGCTTGAAGCGCAGCTCGAAGGCCTGTCCCACCGTGCTGATAACGCTCTGCGCCAGCCCCTCGCAGCACTCCAGGATGTGGCAGGCtgtggacagacagacagacagacggacGGTTTGAGTGTTTCCCCAAcactcccatccctgcagcaggactgcCCTGAGCCACCCCTCGTGTTCCCCACGAGGGATTTCCTCCTCCAGCCTTCACCCCCAGTGCATCCCTCCTCCACAGAGCTCGCAGGGGTGGAGGGCGGTGTCACCTCTCTGGTTGATGGGGTCCTTGGCCACGTAGGCGACGTAGTCTGTGGTATCCTGCAGACACAGGGGGAGATATCCTCACATCCTGCACtcacatcctgctgctgtgtgaggagcaggctggaggtgccagggcgaggggagagctcagccccagccccacgtCCTGacccaggctgtgctcagctcagccacaggcagtccctgtccctgtccccaccacccTGCAGGACCGCAGTGTGCACAACTCACCATGTCCCCACCAGAGGCGAAGGAGATGGACTGCATGTGGTGGTTGGCGATGATCTGTGGGGGGAACATGGTCCAAAGGGGCATCAGCAAAGGGGCCACCGGCTCACAGGCTGGCAGGTAGCAGGGCTGTGAGCCCAGGAACACTCACCTGGCGTGTGGTGGGGATCATGAGGTTCAGCCCATCAACAGAGATGTTGACAGCGATGCTCATGCCAGCGAAGTGCAGGTTGCTCTTGCCCAGGATGGAGAACAGGGCTTTGTTGGGAGCCTGACAGGGGAGAGGATGGTGAGGGCAATGAAGACCACCAGAACCAGGCTTCCTGGGGTGAACGAGGAAAGGGGGGATGCCCCAGGCCCACAAACTGGGCAGGCACTCTTAgttccctgtcccacagccttGGCTTGTCCCAGGGACGGACAAGCTGAGTGGAAACTCACCTTCTTCTTCCACATGCCCTTCACACCCGGCACTGCCTCGTACAGTCTGTTGATGGCTTCCCTGCAATGGACAGACCCTGGCCTGGTCACTGCTCCAGCCCTCCAagcccttcccagctgcctTTCCCCCAATAATTGCTCTGTGGGGTCTGGTGGAcgagcccccagagccctgggtgCCGCAGCCTCCCCGCAGCGCTGCCCCACGTCACGGCCCGTGGTACGTAATCCCAGCTGGGGCCacctcccttctcctctttccACCCATTGATCTGCGGCAGTGCCCTTCGCCCGTGTCCCTGAGTGCAGGGTGGGTCCTGCAGGGCTCGGCTCCCCCTGACCCCTGTTCCCCTCTCTGCACAGGGCCCTGGGAAGGGGGAGCACCCAGGGCCATGAGGGGcttggggtggcactggggtgcAGGAGAGGGGGACTGCAGGGCCGTACCTGGTGACCTGTGTCCGGGTGTTGAAGTCAAGGGACCTCATGGAGCGCAGCACCTCAATGCACCCCATGTACTGCGGGGGAAAAGCGGTCAGAGCAGGCAGCACAACAGGGCAGGcagtggagaggagaggagaggccGGGTGTCATGGAGAAGGGCCTTCCACACCAGCTCCAGGGAGCACACAGCAGCCTTTTCTCCCCACCCCAAAACGCCCCATCACATGCCCAGACCCCTTGGTAAGACCCCACAAACTCAAATCAGTGCTACAGCTTGTGATGCCTCGTGGGGGCTGACAACGCTGGAGTCCCACGGTGGGCTCCACGGCCCAGCAAGCCCCCGGCCCATCACGGAAGCTGCAGGTACCGGGGGCGCCTGCCCCGGTCCAGCCGTGGCGGGGGGACTCGAGCGAGGGCTCTGCCCGCAGCCGTCGGGAAGAGCGGCCGGACCCGCCAAGCCCCACACACGCCTGGGGCCGGGGTCTCCGCGCCTCCCGCGTCGCCGGGCACCGGCGGGACTTACCCGGACAATGTAGGAGACGCCGGGCCCCAGCACCCGCTCGTCGGGGTGCAGCCAGCCCTGCGCCGGTTTGCGGATGAAGCTGCCCTTGCGGCTCCATTCGTCCCCGCCGGGCCGAGCCCCCGCtggcgccgccgccccccgcgcccgccccgccgttccccggggccgcccgccgcccggcAGCGCGCAGGGCGCGGCGCACAGCGGCTCACAGGCGCCCAGGACGGCGGCCAGCCCCGAGGGGGACTCCGCCGCGGCGGGGGCGTCCCGGGCGgcgccggcggggccgcggccgaGAAAGCCGCTGGAGCCGGGGAACTTCCACTGCGGCATCCGCGGCAGCAGCGCGCAGAAGGTGGTGCCGTGCTCGGGCTCCTCGCCCGCCGCGGGGCACGGCGCGGGGGCCGGCGACGGCATGGGGGCGGTCAGCGGCTCGTCGCGGAAGCGGTCATACTTGGGCTCCGGGAGCATGCCCGGGGCCGCGCTCGGCTCCGCTCCGCTGCCGCCGCGCCGGCTCCCACCCCCCGCCCGCTCCCCCGGGGCCGCACCGCGCTGATGTCATGGTGCGAGCgctccgccgcccgcccggccccgcatcccccgcccccggccctcCCCGCCGCGCCGGACCCGCGGAGCATCCCCGTCCCGCCCAGCATCCCCGCCCACCTGAGCATCCCCGCGCACGGCAGCATCCACCCCTCGCCTGGGCTGCCCCGTGGGGCCGGAGCCACCCACGCTCTGCCCTCCgtgctgctccaagccccctgGCCGTGGGGCGCTGCGAGTTTCCAGCTTCGCCGCAAGCGTTGggagtgaggggctgggggtggcaggcaggggagggcGACAGCCCCTCCCGGAGCCTCCCGTTTTGCGTTAGCTGGAGCGAAAGCGGCCAGCAGCCCCCGGCACTGCCCTCGCCCACAACAGGGACATTTTCTGCTCTCTCCACCTCTGCATTCCCGGGAAGCGCTGCAGAAGCCCAGGGCTGGCCGGGGAGGCGGGGGAGGGCTTGGCCAGGCTTCGATGCACAAGCGGGCTGCCCTACTTCTGTGCCTCCCAGCCCACTGGTCTCTTTTGCTCTGATTTCATCTGCCTCCAAGCCAGATCTGACTCCCGCTTTGTTTATATCTGTCTGGAGGGCTCAGGCAGTAAAAAAACAGCACaaacattttcttgtttttctgcttgtaACTGCAGCAACCAGGGGGGGTAATCCCACAAAACCCTTACAGAGACTTTCTGACCTCAATCGAGCAATTCGCCCTTGctctgccccggggctgtggcGTTTTTCGAGCGGTTCAGAGGactcctgcctggctgggccCACAAGGGCGAGGAAGCCCAGAGGGgacccacagcagctctgctgtgctggagccccGGGGCCCCTCacctttccccagccctgcatcctCTCCATCACCAAAGTTGTCTTAATGTTAGGGGTCCAACCCGCAGCATCACAGGCTCCTTTTAGCGCTTGTTTTCACCTTCCCGAGGAGCTTCCTTGGGCCACTTTTCGGTCCCAcacccccctgccctcccaacAAGCGGCACAAACAAAACTGGAGCCTCCCCGGGGGCCGGCCGTGCCCTGGACCACTCAGCCGCCTTTGTCTCTCCTCCTCACTgtctcctgctccctggcaggTGATGGGGTGAGAGCCAGTAATTGCTCTAAGTGCGATCAATAAATCAAGGTAATAGAATTACATCTGCTGTTGCCATGTTGGGAGCCGCTTCCCTGTT contains:
- the C2CD4C gene encoding C2 calcium-dependent domain-containing protein 4C — protein: MWLLERLRGVAENGGSRGAGTDESSRGSRYSNVLTPDKIPDFFIPPKLSAAPAEAEGSEVPAAAALGASVSEQDLAGRKPPRSPRPSSRSRSRTTGRHIIQIETAEDWSEGTCGTNVDPQAQTAMSLPYVPKAQTSYGFATLMESPHTRRKESLFHSEHSSLCPSPVTSPSAQRKAKLNGESGRRTPSDLGAALMHPGRYFSGGESDTCSSAESSPFGSPLLSRSVSLLKLFSQESQSKVIKLKHSVARNSSLSTDDSSADTSPSAQRRARSAPAGTHPPTALLPLDLPAGRDREHSLRLSRGGSLRLAAEYDPSNARLRVRLVSAEDLYDALVDVRSINCCVSLCLNPGKLQKQRSTIVKNSRNPVFNEDFFFDGLGPGHARKMSLKLKVVNKGSSLKRDTLLGEKELPLTALLSCL
- the SHC2 gene encoding SHC-transforming protein 2 isoform X1, whose product is MLPEPKYDRFRDEPLTAPMPSPAPAPCPAAGEEPEHGTTFCALLPRMPQWKFPGSSGFLGRGPAGAARDAPAAAESPSGLAAVLGACEPLCAAPCALPGGGRPRGTAGRARGAAAPAGARPGGDEWSRKGSFIRKPAQGWLHPDERVLGPGVSYIVRYMGCIEVLRSMRSLDFNTRTQVTREAINRLYEAVPGVKGMWKKKAPNKALFSILGKSNLHFAGMSIAVNISVDGLNLMIPTTRQIIANHHMQSISFASGGDMDTTDYVAYVAKDPINQRACHILECCEGLAQSVISTVGQAFELRFKQYLHSPPKVVVPPERALAAEESAWGEDEEAAEHDYYNSIPGKEPPPGGLVDSRLRHSTALGHVRTQPSSSVPPSQGGLAARRDPSSQLEPPWDLESQGQPCDGYLQADGHSLGPRDYEEHMYVNTQSLDAWEPELAAQGAAEESPKKDLFDMRPFEDALKLHECIAGGGTNPPIEDQWPSPPTRKAPVAPTEEQLRREPWYHGKMSRWDAERLLQMDGDFLVRDSLTNPGQYVLTGMHSGQPKHLLLVDPEGVVRTKDVLFESISHLISHHRQNEQPIVAAESELHLRQVVQRKQ
- the SHC2 gene encoding SHC-transforming protein 2 isoform X2 is translated as MLPEPKYDRFRDEPLTAPMPSPAPAPCPAAGEEPEHGTTFCALLPRMPQWKFPGSSGFLGRGPAGAARDAPAAAESPSGLAAVLGACEPLCAAPCALPGGGRPRGTAGRARGAAAPAGARPGGDEWSRKGSFIRKPAQGWLHPDERVLGPGVSYIVRYMGCIEVLRSMRSLDFNTRTQVTREAINRLYEAVPGVKGMWKKKAPNKALFSILGKSNLHFAGMSIAVNISVDGLNLMIPTTRQIIANHHMQSISFASGGDMDTTDYVAYVAKDPINQRACHILECCEGLAQSVISTVGQAFELRFKQYLHSPPKVVVPPERALAAEESAWGEDEEAAEHDYYNSIPGKEPPPGGLVDSRLRHSTALGHVRTQPSSSVPPSQGGLAARRDPSSQLEPPWDLESQGQPCDGYLQADGHSLGPRDYEEHMYVNTQSLDAWEPELAAQGAAEESPKKDLFDMRPFEDALKLHECIAGGGTNPPIEDQWPSPPTRKAPVAPTEEQLRREPWYHGKMSRWDAERLLQMDGDFLVRDSLTNPGQ